A section of the Carya illinoinensis cultivar Pawnee chromosome 12, C.illinoinensisPawnee_v1, whole genome shotgun sequence genome encodes:
- the LOC122290498 gene encoding probable serine/threonine-protein kinase At1g54610 — protein MGCTCCKPSAIEDSKESPRERFSKAPSDLRASRATSSRREEVHRAKDRYDSNDGRTTLIDKHANGSVRLHSEHLERKREKMECLAAQHPGLGSVPKATEGEQVAAGWPSWLAAVAGEAIRGWTPRRADSFQKLDKIGQGTYSNVYMARDLEHNKTVALKKVRFDNLEPESVRFMAREIHILRRLDHPNVIKLEGLVTSRMSCSLYLVFEYMEHDLAGLASHPGLKFTEAQVKCYTQQLLQGLDHCHSHGVLHRDIKGSNLLIDNKGILKIADFGLASFFDPHQNQPLTSRVVTLWYRPPELLLGATYYRTAVDLWSAGCILAELYAGKPIMPGRTEVEQLHKIFKLCGSPSEDYWRKSKLPHATIFKPQQPYRRCVAETFKDFPAPALSLIETLLSIDPADRGSAASALNSEFFTTKPLPCDPASLPKYPPSKEFDAKVRDEARRQGAAGSKGQRLELERRGTRESRAVPAPDANAELVLSMQKRQAQSNSKSRSEKFNPHQEDVASGFPIDPPRPSQAVEGSIEPQEHHHKRASHSGPLTHRAAWAKAGKNLDDAAKISTGADLSTISGFVEARRMSEDRRQRSSSSQPEVAKFIGRFPGSFKEGSESMTQHDQKHPSLGTAGSHKKEDAKIGSKDPILLGYGSKGHKIHYSGPLLVPSGNMDQMLKDHDRQIQEAVRRARIDKAKVRKVQAEGNKISTSSLFVSGR, from the exons ATGGGTTGCACTTGTTGCAAGCCCTCTGCTATTGAGGATAGCAAGGAGAGCCCGAGGGAGAGGTTCTCGAAGGCCCCGTCGGACTTGCGGGCGTCGAGGGCGACCTCTTCCAGACGGGAGGAAGTGCATCGAGCCAAGGACCGGTATGATAGTAATGATGGGAGGACAACGCTGATAGACAAGCACGCGAATGGTTCGGTCCGGTTACACAGTGAACATTtggagaggaagagggagaaaatGGAGTGTCTTGCTGCTCAACATCCGGGATTGGGTAGTGTTCCAAAAGCTACGGAAGGGGAGCAGGTTGCAGCAGGGTGGCCTTCGTGGCTGGCTGCAGTGGCTGGAGAGGCTATTAGAGGATGGACTCCACGGCGTGCTGATTCTTTTCAAAAGCTGGATAAA ATTGGCCAGGGAACTTACAGTAATGTTTATATGGCTcgtgaccttgaacataataaAACCGTTGCTTTAAAGAAAGTAAGGTTTGATAACCTGGAACCTGAAAGTGTTCGCTTTATGGCTAGGGAAATTCACATTCTGCGTAGGCTCGATCATCCAAATGTGATAAAACTGGAAGGTCTAGTTACATCAAGGATGTCTTGCAGCTTGTACCTTGTTTTTGAGTACATGGAACATGACTTGGCAGGCCTTGCTTCACACCCTGGTCTGAAATTTACAGAAGCACAG GTTAAATGTTACACACAGCAACTTTTACAGGGACTTGATCATTGCCACAGCCATGGCGTACTGCATCGTGACATAAAGGGTTCCAACCTTCTGATTGACAACAAGGGCATCTTGAAGATTGCAGACTTTGGTCTTGCAAGTTTTTTTGATCCCCATCAAAACCAGCCACTGACAAGCCGTGTTGTAACTCTTTGGTACCGGCCACCAGAGCTTTTACTTGGAGCTACTTACTACAGAACTGCTGTGGATTTATGGAGTGCTGGTTGCATACTTGCTGAATTATATGCTGGCAAGCCTATTATGCCGGGAAGAACTGAG GTGGAGCAAttgcataaaattttcaaactttgtgGTTCTCCATCTGAGGATTATTGGAGAAAATCTAAATTGCCTCATGCAACCATATTTAAGCCCCAGCAACCTTATAGACGCTGTGTTGCAGAAACATTTAAGGATTTCCCTGCACCTGCATTATCATTGATAGAGACTTTACTTTCCATAGATCCTGCTGACCGTGGATCTGCAGCATCTGCTCTCAATAGCGAG TTCTTTACGACAAAACCACTTCCTTGCGATCCTGCCAGCTTGCCAAAGTATCCTCCTAGCAAAGAGTTTGATGCAAAAGTGCGAGATGAAGCCAGAAg ACAAGGAGCAGCAGGAAGCAAAGGCCAGAGACTGGAACTTGAAAGGAGAGGAACAAGGGAGTCTCGAGCTGTCCCAGCACCGGATGCCAATGCTGAATTAGTCTTGTCAATGCAG AAAAGACAAGCTCAGTCAAACTCTAAGAGCCGGAGTGAAAAGTTTAATCCTCATCAGGAAGATGTTGCCTCTGGCTTTCCAATTGATCCACCTAGACCATCACAAGCTGTTGAAGGAAGCATAGAACCCCAGGAACATCATCATAAGAGAGCCTCCCATTCAGGGCCACTGACTCACCGGGCTGCGTGGGCAAAGGCCGGCAAGAACCTGGATGATGCCGCAAAGATATCAACTGGGGCTGACTTGTCAACAATATCAGGTTTTGTGGAAGCAAGGAGGATGTCTGAGGATCGTAGACAAAGATCTAGTTCTTCACAGCCAGAAGTTGCAAAATTTATAGGCAGATTCCCTGGATCCTTTAAGGAGGGCTCAGAATCCATGACACAACATGATCAAAAGCATCCTTCGCTGGGAACTGCAGGTTCTCATAAAAAAGAAGATGCAAAAATCGGCAGCAAAGATCCAATTCTC CTCGGTTATGGGTCGAAGGGTCACAAAATACACTACTCTGGTCCATTGCTAGTTCCATCCGGCAACATGGATCAGATGCTGAAGGACCATGATCGCCAGATCCAGGAAGCTGTGAGACGAGCACGCATCGACAAGGCAAAGGTCAGAAAAGTTCAGGCTGAAGGGAATAAAATTTCAACCAGTTCATTATTTGTTTCTGGCCGTTAA